In the Clostridium sporogenes genome, one interval contains:
- a CDS encoding UDP-N-acetylglucosamine--LPS N-acetylglucosamine transferase, translated as MKILILSVSAGGGHSHAAEALKSYIKLNNNEAEITVIDTLKYINPLIDKVIIGSYLKTLKVTPSLFGKLYDHSEDDDGLATVISSNFNKIMTYKLSPLIDEFNPDVIICTHPFPAEMLSIMKNKGKLSIPSLTILTDYAPHSFWIQEYTDAYIVSNSDMIDEMVVRNVPKNKIFDFGIPVSPSFLNKYDKEKTLKELGLNINIPTFLIMGGSLGIGKISDLYSELIKIEQDIQIIIITGNNKKLYSQLNKLKETSNKGTSIIGFTNKVNKYMQCCDLLLTKPGGLTITEALISNIPMAIFSPIPGQEEKNAEFLLRHNLAVNIDSIENTNAIISDLLKSKSKLKTMSLNCSKFAKPNSGNDIYNLLKYLINIRKNDSVKNKVYTSKHIINNKNKNLFKSIEKYFIKTAEKFLL; from the coding sequence ATGAAAATTTTAATATTATCTGTTTCTGCTGGAGGTGGCCATAGTCATGCTGCAGAAGCATTAAAATCTTATATAAAATTAAATAATAATGAAGCTGAAATTACTGTAATAGATACATTAAAATATATAAACCCTTTAATAGACAAAGTTATTATAGGTAGTTATTTAAAAACTCTGAAGGTAACTCCTTCGTTATTTGGTAAACTATATGATCATTCAGAGGACGATGATGGTTTAGCTACAGTCATAAGTTCTAATTTCAATAAAATTATGACTTACAAGCTTTCTCCTTTAATAGATGAATTTAATCCAGACGTTATAATATGTACTCATCCTTTTCCAGCGGAAATGCTATCTATCATGAAAAACAAGGGGAAACTAAGTATACCTTCTTTAACTATACTTACTGATTATGCTCCCCATAGTTTTTGGATTCAAGAATATACAGATGCTTATATAGTATCTAACTCAGACATGATTGATGAAATGGTAGTTAGAAATGTTCCTAAAAATAAAATTTTTGATTTTGGTATACCTGTTAGTCCAAGTTTCTTAAACAAATATGATAAAGAAAAAACCTTAAAAGAATTAGGCTTAAATATTAATATCCCCACTTTCTTAATAATGGGTGGAAGTTTAGGTATAGGTAAAATATCTGATCTTTATAGTGAATTAATAAAAATAGAACAAGATATACAAATTATTATAATAACAGGTAACAATAAGAAATTATATAGTCAACTAAATAAGTTGAAAGAAACTTCTAATAAAGGAACTAGTATTATAGGTTTTACTAATAAAGTAAACAAATATATGCAATGTTGTGACTTACTTTTAACCAAACCTGGTGGTCTTACTATTACAGAAGCATTAATTTCAAATATACCAATGGCTATTTTTTCCCCTATACCTGGTCAAGAAGAAAAAAATGCAGAATTTTTATTAAGGCATAATTTGGCTGTAAACATAGACTCTATAGAAAATACTAATGCTATAATAAGTGATCTATTAAAATCTAAATCCAAATTAAAAACTATGAGTTTAAATTGTAGTAAGTTTGCTAAGCCAAATTCAGGAAATGATATTTATAACTTATTAAAATATTTAATAAACATAAGAAAAAATGATTCTGTTAAAAACAAAGTGTACACTTCTAAGCATATAATTAATAATAAAAATAAAAATTTATTTAAATCTATAGAAAAATACTTTATAAAAACAGCTGAAAAATTTTTATTATAG
- the spoIIR gene encoding stage II sporulation protein R, with product MKKILVFILSIIGIFFIGFSSFKLFNNSTSVNQKDISNKIIRFHVLANSDSIEDQSLKLKVKDEIINYMMPKLDKSSSIDESRKILKENDKEIKRIAEDIINKNGYKYSVNTHLGQDQFPIKTYGNITLPQGKYEAYKIVIGNGEGQNWWCVMFPPLCFVDVTKGEVSTKETEQKMKKVLKEEELKSIKNSKNSYEIKFKVVEKINELKK from the coding sequence ATGAAAAAAATATTAGTTTTTATATTAAGTATTATAGGTATATTTTTTATAGGTTTCAGTTCTTTTAAGTTATTTAACAATAGTACAAGCGTTAATCAAAAGGATATTTCAAATAAAATAATAAGATTTCATGTGTTAGCAAATAGTGATAGTATAGAGGATCAAAGCTTGAAACTTAAAGTTAAGGATGAAATAATAAATTATATGATGCCTAAATTAGATAAAAGCAGTAGTATAGATGAGTCAAGAAAAATACTAAAAGAAAATGATAAAGAAATAAAAAGAATAGCTGAAGATATTATAAATAAAAATGGATATAAATATTCAGTTAATACTCATTTAGGACAAGATCAATTCCCTATAAAAACTTATGGTAACATAACTTTGCCACAGGGAAAATATGAAGCTTATAAAATAGTTATAGGTAATGGTGAAGGGCAAAATTGGTGGTGTGTAATGTTTCCTCCATTATGTTTTGTTGATGTAACAAAAGGAGAAGTATCAACAAAAGAAACAGAACAAAAAATGAAAAAAGTATTAAAAGAAGAAGAGTTAAAAAGCATTAAAAACTCAAAGAATTCTTATGAAATAAAGTTTAAAGTTGTAGAAAAGATCAATGAATTAAAAAAATAA
- a CDS encoding tRNA 4-thiouridine(8) synthase ThiI yields the protein MTRALAMVSGGLDSILAAKLIKDQGIDVIGICFRSYFFNEKNAEKMTKQIGIPLEVVDFSKTHFEMVKSPKHGYGKNINPCIDCHAMMMRYSGELLKKFNADFIITGEVLNQRPMSQNKASLNVVKKESGYEDKILRPLCAKVLPPTEMELKNLVDREKLLDISGRSRKIQMELAEKWGIIEYPSPAGGCKLTEPNYAKRLKELLKYKENLEERDLQLLKYGRHFRISENCKIISTRTKDEGDIIKNYLSSKDYMFLACDYNGSTVVIIGEPSEIDIKLAAEITGRYSKGKDEDKIKVKYGKVNTDLNNIIEVKPASDDYLKNLII from the coding sequence ATGACAAGAGCTTTAGCTATGGTATCAGGTGGATTAGATAGTATATTAGCTGCTAAACTTATAAAGGATCAAGGAATAGATGTAATAGGAATATGTTTTAGATCTTATTTTTTTAATGAAAAAAATGCGGAGAAAATGACTAAACAAATAGGAATACCTTTAGAAGTAGTAGATTTTTCAAAAACTCATTTTGAAATGGTTAAGAGTCCTAAACATGGATACGGAAAAAATATAAATCCATGCATTGATTGCCATGCCATGATGATGAGATATTCAGGAGAACTTTTAAAAAAATTTAATGCAGATTTTATAATAACAGGTGAAGTTTTAAATCAAAGACCTATGTCACAAAATAAGGCATCTTTAAATGTGGTAAAGAAAGAATCAGGATATGAAGACAAAATATTAAGACCACTATGTGCTAAGGTTTTACCACCTACAGAAATGGAATTGAAAAATCTTGTAGACAGAGAAAAACTTTTAGATATTTCAGGTAGAAGTAGAAAGATACAAATGGAATTAGCAGAAAAATGGGGTATAATAGAATATCCTTCACCAGCAGGTGGATGTAAACTTACAGAACCTAATTATGCAAAAAGATTGAAGGAGCTGTTAAAATATAAGGAGAATCTTGAAGAAAGAGACCTTCAATTATTAAAATATGGAAGACATTTTAGAATATCAGAAAATTGTAAAATAATATCTACTAGAACTAAAGATGAAGGAGATATTATTAAAAATTATTTAAGTTCAAAAGATTATATGTTTTTAGCTTGTGATTATAATGGTTCTACCGTAGTAATAATAGGAGAACCTAGTGAAATTGATATAAAATTAGCAGCCGAAATAACAGGACGATATAGCAAAGGAAAAGATGAGGACAAGATAAAAGTTAAGTATGGCAAAGTAAATACTGATTTAAATAATATAATAGAAGTAAAACCAGCTTCTGATGATTATTTAAAAAATCTCATAATATAA
- the ypeB gene encoding germination protein YpeB, with translation MKKSTRRILYTLVVTLIVVFSSTFAILMTLERNDYRNYLQGEYSKNLHELITSVQNIRVNLSKAPIIGSRDQEIITFEEIFKYSSIAGDKLHSLPIDQNTITNTSKFLSQVGDFSNSLAKSIVKDNNLSKSDYDNIERLKKESLQLENQLNNVVTDINEGRVRWGDIRKKVGGVLAKEDPNSIKGQFNGIQKQVMQYPSLIYDGPFSDNTLEITPRINNEKKINENEAKKIAQNIIGNNRIESIKLDKNQGKTTISTYRFIANIKDNDNKKDNVICEISKNGGKLAYLIDSRGVGQPKIDTKKAINIGSDYLKKLKISNMVPTYTLNYDNVVVINYVYKENDVIIYPDQIKLKIALDKGEVIGAELEKYLVSHHDRNINKSVKITEKEAQKRVGKNLNITNVRLSIIPTETNTEVLCYEFSGTYKNDKFKIFINANTGYEERILQILDTPNGELTI, from the coding sequence ATGAAAAAAAGCACTAGAAGAATATTATATACTTTAGTAGTAACATTGATAGTTGTTTTTTCAAGCACATTTGCTATTTTAATGACATTAGAGAGAAATGACTATAGAAATTATCTGCAAGGTGAATATAGTAAAAATCTACATGAATTAATAACTTCTGTACAGAATATAAGAGTTAATTTATCTAAAGCACCTATTATAGGATCTAGGGATCAAGAAATAATTACATTTGAAGAAATATTTAAATATTCATCTATAGCCGGTGATAAGTTACATTCCTTACCTATAGATCAAAATACAATAACTAATACTAGTAAATTTTTATCTCAAGTAGGAGATTTTTCTAATAGTTTAGCAAAATCAATAGTTAAGGATAATAATTTATCAAAATCTGATTATGATAACATTGAAAGATTAAAGAAAGAATCACTTCAATTAGAAAATCAATTAAATAATGTTGTTACAGATATTAATGAAGGGAGAGTTAGATGGGGAGATATAAGAAAAAAAGTAGGAGGAGTATTAGCTAAAGAAGATCCCAATTCAATTAAAGGTCAATTTAATGGTATACAGAAGCAAGTAATGCAGTATCCTTCATTAATTTATGATGGCCCTTTTTCAGATAATACTTTAGAAATAACTCCTAGAATAAATAATGAAAAAAAGATTAATGAGAATGAAGCAAAGAAAATAGCACAAAATATAATAGGAAATAATAGAATAGAATCTATTAAATTAGATAAAAATCAAGGAAAAACTACTATATCAACTTATAGATTTATAGCTAATATAAAAGATAATGATAATAAGAAAGATAATGTTATATGTGAGATTAGTAAAAATGGTGGAAAACTAGCATATTTGATAGATTCTAGAGGAGTAGGCCAACCTAAAATAGATACTAAAAAAGCTATTAATATAGGAAGTGACTATCTTAAAAAACTTAAAATTTCTAATATGGTACCTACATATACTTTAAATTATGATAATGTAGTTGTAATAAATTATGTATATAAAGAAAATGATGTTATAATTTATCCAGATCAAATAAAATTAAAGATAGCTTTAGATAAAGGAGAAGTAATAGGAGCAGAATTAGAAAAATATTTAGTATCTCATCACGATAGAAATATTAATAAAAGTGTAAAAATTACTGAAAAGGAAGCACAAAAAAGAGTAGGTAAAAATTTAAATATTACTAATGTTAGGTTAAGTATTATTCCGACAGAAACTAATACGGAAGTTTTATGTTATGAATTTTCTGGAACTTATAAAAATGATAAATTTAAAATATTTATAAATGCCAATACAGGATATGAAGAAAGGATATTACAAATACTAGATACTCCAAATGGTGAATTAACAATATGA
- a CDS encoding Ger(x)C family spore germination protein, with amino-acid sequence MKSKKYLTIMLILSTMCMTGCWDRVEIDKKAFVSILGVDSANDIGKEKQLEKISPNASFTGNKFDKIKVTYAFPDISQLGPEKGGTAGENNMSVDAYSMQDSIDKIVNKSSRSLSFGHLKLMVLNTSVLDYSNTFKEVIDYLQREPSINRMMYIVFSEDKSEEILDFKPNMEKSVENYITGMLENNKKNNTAFPLTLNEFLEETSQNKTALIPIINIDKKNKDLKISKVAVIKNDKIRGYISTDQANNIQLINKKFKGGTRTIIRDGSPLDYSIENSQREIKLKDKENLNFDIKLNIEGQIKGYNIDKQISSKSDISKIEENLNNAIAQEINEVIRISQSEYNTDILDLGEYVYKYHPTVWKKIKGDWNELYKTVNINVSVDTKVRRIGAIK; translated from the coding sequence ATGAAATCAAAAAAATACTTAACTATAATGCTTATATTATCAACTATGTGCATGACAGGATGCTGGGATAGGGTAGAAATTGATAAAAAAGCATTTGTTTCTATTCTGGGAGTAGATTCAGCAAATGACATAGGAAAAGAAAAACAATTGGAAAAAATAAGTCCTAATGCATCCTTTACAGGAAATAAATTTGATAAAATTAAGGTAACCTACGCTTTCCCTGATATAAGCCAATTAGGACCTGAAAAGGGGGGAACTGCAGGAGAAAATAATATGTCGGTAGATGCATATTCAATGCAAGATAGCATAGATAAGATTGTAAATAAAAGTAGTAGAAGTTTAAGTTTTGGACATCTAAAACTTATGGTTCTAAATACAAGTGTTTTGGACTATAGTAATACTTTTAAAGAGGTAATAGATTATCTACAAAGAGAACCATCTATAAATAGGATGATGTATATAGTATTTTCTGAAGATAAAAGTGAGGAGATATTAGATTTTAAACCTAATATGGAAAAAAGTGTGGAAAACTATATAACAGGTATGTTAGAAAATAATAAAAAAAATAATACAGCTTTTCCCCTTACATTAAATGAATTTTTAGAAGAGACTAGTCAAAATAAGACAGCTTTGATACCCATTATTAATATAGATAAAAAAAATAAAGATCTTAAAATATCAAAGGTTGCAGTAATAAAGAATGATAAAATAAGGGGATATATAAGCACAGATCAAGCTAATAATATTCAACTTATAAATAAAAAATTCAAGGGCGGAACTAGAACAATAATAAGAGATGGAAGTCCTTTAGATTATTCTATAGAAAATAGTCAGAGAGAAATTAAATTGAAGGATAAGGAAAATTTGAATTTTGATATAAAATTAAATATAGAAGGTCAAATTAAAGGATACAATATTGATAAACAAATATCTTCTAAAAGTGATATAAGTAAAATAGAAGAAAATTTAAATAATGCTATAGCGCAAGAAATAAATGAAGTTATAAGAATATCTCAAAGCGAGTATAATACGGATATTTTAGACCTAGGAGAATATGTTTATAAGTATCATCCTACAGTATGGAAGAAAATAAAAGGTGATTGGAATGAGTTATATAAAACAGTAAATATAAATGTTAGTGTAGATACAAAGGTTAGAAGAATAGGAGCAATAAAATAA